CCGAGTTGGCTTCGCCCACGCTGGCTGCGGGCGAATCGGTCACGGACCTGCTCGCGGATGCCTCCTCCTTTGAGGACTTCAACGCCGACGCTGCTGCGGAGCGCGACTTCGGTTTCGTTCGGCTGAACCAGTTGGCGCTGGAACACCTGATGGGTGCCCGCTAGGCTACCTGCGCACGGGACACCCAGCGCCACCACCAGCACCGATTCGTGCACTGCCGGCTCTTCCGGGGGAGAGCCGGCAGCAGCACCCGTTGAAAGGCCCGTTATGCCGCTCGTTGCCGGAGTCGACAGTTCCACCCAGTCCTGCAAGATCGTCATCCGCGACGCGCAGACCGGGGCCTTACTGCGCGAGGGCACCGCCCGCCACCCTGCCGGCACAGAGGTCGACCCGGAAGCGTGGTGGTCAGCGTTTCGAGAAGCCGCCGCCGCTGCCGGTGGACTGGACGACGTCGACGCCGTCTCCGTGGGCGGGCAGCAGCACGGCATGGTCTGCCTGGATGAGACCGGCGCCGTCATCCGGCCGGCCCTGCTCTGGAACGATGTCCGGTCCGCGGCCGCAGCGGACAAGCTGATCGCCGACGCCGGTCCCGACGGCGCCCGGTACTGGGCCGACACCACGGGGACGGTTCCGGTCGCCTCGATTACGGCGGCGAAACTGCGCTGGCTGGCGGAAAACGAACCGGAGAACGCTGCCCGTACTGCCGCTGTCTGCCTGCCGCATGACTGGTTGAGCTGGCGTCTGGCCGGCTTCGGCCCCGGCAGCGGCGCGGAAGGGCTGGCGGCACTGACCACCGATCGGTCCGATGCTTCCGGCACCGGCTACTGGTCCCCATCCACGGGGGAGTACCTGCCCGAGGTACTGGAACAAACGCTCGGCCATGTGCCTCAGCTGCCGCGGGTGCTCGGCCCGCTCGAAGCGGGCGGCCGCACTCCAGCCGGTGCGCTGATCGGTCCCGGTGCAGGGGACAACGCCGCTGCCGGACTTGGTGTTGCCGCCGGAGTGGGGGATGTCGTGGTCTCCATCGGCACCTCCGGTACCGTGTTCGCCGTCGTCGACTCCCCGGCGTCGGACGCCACCGGACTCGTGGCCGGTTTTGCCGACGCCACCGGCCACTTCCTGCCGCTGACCGCCACCCTGAACGCCTCCCGCGTGCTGGACGCGACCGCGGCCCTGCTGGGGGTGGATCTGAATGAACTGACCCGGCTCGCCCTTTCCGCTCCGGCCGGTGCCGGCGGACTGGTGATGGTGCCCTACTTCGAGGGCGAACGCACCCCCAACCTTCCGGACGCCACCGGTTCCCTGCACGGCATGACCCTGCAGAACTTCACCTCCGCCAACCTGGCCCGTGCCGCCGTCGAGGCTGTGGCGTGTTCCCTAGCCGACGGTTTTGCGGCCTTGAAGAACACAGGAGTCACCGCGCAGCACGTGATCCTGGTTGGCGGTGCTGCCCGGTCCGAAGCGGTCCAGCAGGCCATCGCTGCAATCTTCGAACTTCCCGTCACCGTGCCGCGTCCGGGGGAGTACGTGGCCGACGGCGCCGCCCGGCAGGCCGCTGCCGTCCTCACCGGCGCGTGGCCTGAGTGGAGCGACAGCGCTTCCGTGGTGGTGACGGCCGATCCCACTCCCGAAGTGCTGCACCGCTACCGGCAGGCTGCCAGACGTCCAGCGCTTCCGGCTGCCCGATAGGATCGGCCCATGACAACTTCCTTCGGCCCCAACGGGCGTCCTGTCTCCCTTGCGGCCGGAGATTACCGGGCCACCATCCTGCCCGTGGGTGCCACGCTCGCCGGACTGACCCATGGCGGCCGGGACGTTGTGCTGCCGCTCGCCGTGGATGAAATTCCGCAGGCCTTTTCCGGCAAGGTGCTAATGCCCTGGCCGAACCGAGTTGTCGGCGGCCGCTACACGTTCGAGGGCACCGAGTACCAGGTGCCGGTCAACGAACCCGAGACCGGCATGGCACTGCACGGGCTGGTGGCCTGGGATGCCTGGGACGTTGCGGAGACTTCGCCGGAGGGAGTGGTCCTGCGGCACCGGCTGATGGGCCAGCCCGGGTATCCGTTCCAGCTGGAACTGGAAGCCGTTTTTGAGCTCGACGCCGAGACCGGGCTGCGCGTTTCGCTTACTGCCCGGAACGCGGGCACCGGCCCGGCACCCTACGGTGTTTCGGCCCACCCGTACCTGACCGCCGACCGGATTCCGGTGGACCGCTGTGTGCTGGACGTGCCTGCCGCTCAGGTTCTCGGGGGTCCTGACCAGTCCGGCAGCCCTCTTGACCTGAGCGAACTGCGGAATACCGAGGGCACCGTGCTGTCGTTCTCAGCGCCCGAGCCGATCGGCGCACGTACGGCCGACCATGCTTTCACCGGCCTGCCCGACGGCGAGTGGCAGGTGTCGCTCACCGATCCGGAAACCGGGTTCGGTGCCGTGCTGTCGGCCGACGGCACGGGTGCGCCGTGGCTGCAGGTTTACACCGGGGAGAAGATGGACCGCCTCGGTGTCGCCGTCGAACCGATGACCTGCCCTCCGGATGCCTTCAACTCCGGGGAAGATCTGATTGTGCTGGCTCCCGGCGAGGAGCACCGGCTGTCCTACGGGATTACTGCTGTTACGGTCGGCCTGCATCGGTAGACTGCCCCGATGCAAACCTTGGAGACGACTCGCCTGCTTCTGCGCCCCTATGACGCCGGCGATGTCGATTTTGTCCTCGACATGTACTCCCGCATGGAAGTCCAGCGTTTCCTCGGTGCCGCTCCGAAGCTTATGAAGAACCTCGACGAGGCTCAGGCCCTGATCGAGGCTTGGGGTCGCGTGGAAGACGGTATCTGTGGTGTGTGGGCGGTGGAGGAAAGGGACACCGGAAAGCTGGCCGGGACCCTGCTGTTGAAGCCCATTCCTGCGTCGGGACCGGAGAGGCAACCTTCCGGCGATATTGAAATCGGTTGGCACTTCCACCCCGCGAGCTGGGGACAGGGCTTCGCTGCCGAAGCTGCTGCTGCCGTTTTGGAGCACAGTTTCAGCCTGGGGCTTCCCCGGGTAGTGGTCGTCATCGATCCGGCCAATACTGCCTCCCGGCGGGTCTGCGAGAAGATCGGTGTGGTTCCGCAGGGCAACACCGATCGGTATTACAACACCGTCCTGGAGCTGTTCACGGCCGAGAATCCGGGCTAGCGCGCTGGGTGGGTTTGCCGGGTTTACCGGGTTGCTGGGGATGGGACTTTGGGCCGGGATGATGCGACTGAGGGTGCATGGTCAGAACGGAGGTTCCACTTCCTGCCCGTGTTCCTCCCACTTGTGGTTCTTCCACCCGCCGGCCTTCTGCCTATCTTCCGTTCGCGGGTCCGTTGCCGGATCCGGCGGGCCGAGTTCCAGGAAGGGTTCGGTCCGATAGACCCGGCCGGTCGGCGAGGTCCACTCAATCACCCCTGGTGTGGGTTGGCAGGCCTTCCAATAACCCAGTGTCTTGAACCGGTGGTGCCGCCGGCAGAGATGTTCCAGGTTCCCATGGTCGGTGGGGCCGCCGCGGGCCCAGTCTGTGGTGTGGTCGATGTCCGAGTTCGCGGTGCTGACCCGGCACCCAGGGAACCTGCAGGTTCCATCCCGGGCCCGAAGCCAGCGGCGGAGCCCCGCCGGGACCTTTCTGCGGCGCCCCACCCCGAGGATTTCTCCGGTGTGCGGGTTCTGCGCCAGACCGGTCCATCCGGCTGCGTTGCGGGCTAGCCTTCGGGCCGTTTCGGCGCTGATGGGTCCGTAGCCGTGCAGTTCGGCCGGCTGATCGTCGGCACCGAAGAGTGTTTCGGCACTGATCAGGACCATGATTTCCGCCCTCGGGACGGCGCCCATGTCGTCGCAGCTGGTCCCGTCCGTGCCGGGCGAGCCGCCCGCCCGCCTTGCTCCACCATTTCTAGTGATTCGCGTTGGGCCTAGCGTGACGGCTCCACCCGCACCGCCGGCTTCAGTTACCAGCAGCGGGCCAGACGCGGCGGCTCTGTCCGCACCGCCGCTAACGTGCATTGCCCCGAGTCCGCCCATTAACAGTTGCGCCAGGATGTCGGCCCGCAGCTGGTCCGTAGTCCTCGGGTCGCCGCCCGCTTGCTCTCCCCGAGCCGCCGTGCTGAGGGTCGTGTAGATCTGCTGGGCTTCCTCGGCCCGTAGATGAGCCGACAGGCAGGACATGCCATCCTCCTCCCGGTTCAGGGTGACCTTGCGCTGCTCGAACGCGGACTGGTGCCGTTTGCTGATCGTCGCCGGGTACTGTTTCTCGCGCAGTCGCCGGGCCTTCGCCGAGAACTGCGCCCGGGTCTGCCCGGCTGCAGCGGCCAGCAGGCCGGCTTCGAATTCCGGCAGTGCAACGGGAAGAAC
This window of the Arthrobacter sp. zg-Y919 genome carries:
- a CDS encoding GNAT family N-acetyltransferase; protein product: MQTLETTRLLLRPYDAGDVDFVLDMYSRMEVQRFLGAAPKLMKNLDEAQALIEAWGRVEDGICGVWAVEERDTGKLAGTLLLKPIPASGPERQPSGDIEIGWHFHPASWGQGFAAEAAAAVLEHSFSLGLPRVVVVIDPANTASRRVCEKIGVVPQGNTDRYYNTVLELFTAENPG
- a CDS encoding FGGY family carbohydrate kinase; translation: MPLVAGVDSSTQSCKIVIRDAQTGALLREGTARHPAGTEVDPEAWWSAFREAAAAAGGLDDVDAVSVGGQQHGMVCLDETGAVIRPALLWNDVRSAAAADKLIADAGPDGARYWADTTGTVPVASITAAKLRWLAENEPENAARTAAVCLPHDWLSWRLAGFGPGSGAEGLAALTTDRSDASGTGYWSPSTGEYLPEVLEQTLGHVPQLPRVLGPLEAGGRTPAGALIGPGAGDNAAAGLGVAAGVGDVVVSIGTSGTVFAVVDSPASDATGLVAGFADATGHFLPLTATLNASRVLDATAALLGVDLNELTRLALSAPAGAGGLVMVPYFEGERTPNLPDATGSLHGMTLQNFTSANLARAAVEAVACSLADGFAALKNTGVTAQHVILVGGAARSEAVQQAIAAIFELPVTVPRPGEYVADGAARQAAAVLTGAWPEWSDSASVVVTADPTPEVLHRYRQAARRPALPAAR
- a CDS encoding HNH endonuclease signature motif containing protein; translated protein: MDQLGNTEQITEEQDGEDQQPDGQAGDAEASCSSVTLAVYRADLADAETTDAGASNSEPATATATSEPAEPAEPAEPAEPAEPAEPAEPAEPAEPADDDTSEPAASPSTANEPSTADGYPDGFTGTLALQNIEAFDERTVGDALGRVAHLISWAQAQQARLMNRMEVIFRDGIESDWGKAEPGLVFSLAASECATILHVPQATGQRMLSEARVLCSTHAATLTGLEEGRFSYAHAQVVLDQCENVLPVALPEFEAGLLAAAAGQTRAQFSAKARRLREKQYPATISKRHQSAFEQRKVTLNREEDGMSCLSAHLRAEEAQQIYTTLSTAARGEQAGGDPRTTDQLRADILAQLLMGGLGAMHVSGGADRAAASGPLLVTEAGGAGGAVTLGPTRITRNGGARRAGGSPGTDGTSCDDMGAVPRAEIMVLISAETLFGADDQPAELHGYGPISAETARRLARNAAGWTGLAQNPHTGEILGVGRRRKVPAGLRRWLRARDGTCRFPGCRVSTANSDIDHTTDWARGGPTDHGNLEHLCRRHHRFKTLGYWKACQPTPGVIEWTSPTGRVYRTEPFLELGPPDPATDPRTEDRQKAGGWKNHKWEEHGQEVEPPF
- a CDS encoding aldose-1-epimerase gives rise to the protein MTTSFGPNGRPVSLAAGDYRATILPVGATLAGLTHGGRDVVLPLAVDEIPQAFSGKVLMPWPNRVVGGRYTFEGTEYQVPVNEPETGMALHGLVAWDAWDVAETSPEGVVLRHRLMGQPGYPFQLELEAVFELDAETGLRVSLTARNAGTGPAPYGVSAHPYLTADRIPVDRCVLDVPAAQVLGGPDQSGSPLDLSELRNTEGTVLSFSAPEPIGARTADHAFTGLPDGEWQVSLTDPETGFGAVLSADGTGAPWLQVYTGEKMDRLGVAVEPMTCPPDAFNSGEDLIVLAPGEEHRLSYGITAVTVGLHR